One stretch of Rosistilla oblonga DNA includes these proteins:
- a CDS encoding penicillin-binding protein activator LpoB has protein sequence MDRRTFLCLTAATTVAATGCRSHNYAHILKGDDIDLVGSHQAGAAVWNPLVDESVAKLMGRCVPGVQAIQPAGPEEIPPGVMMPASHQLPLVGTRPATVCFVGIENKSSEEIGDFKDQLYERIDSQVSGHDSFQLVSRRMVEAALRETRLRPDSLFLPTNRDVFAGTLGRQGSPIDFLMHATITSGTTERNKSTQRDYLLSLEITNIHTGEYFKESATIRKGYHGSRGGKWWQYGVFQQGDG, from the coding sequence ATGGATCGCCGAACTTTTCTGTGCCTGACCGCTGCCACGACTGTCGCAGCGACCGGCTGCCGCAGCCACAATTACGCCCACATCCTCAAAGGGGACGACATCGATCTGGTCGGCAGCCACCAGGCCGGCGCTGCGGTCTGGAATCCATTGGTCGACGAATCGGTCGCCAAGTTGATGGGCCGATGCGTGCCGGGGGTTCAAGCAATCCAACCAGCGGGCCCCGAGGAGATCCCTCCTGGGGTGATGATGCCCGCCAGCCATCAATTGCCGCTGGTCGGAACTCGTCCCGCGACGGTCTGCTTTGTCGGGATCGAGAACAAGAGTTCTGAAGAGATCGGCGACTTCAAGGATCAATTGTACGAACGGATCGATTCGCAGGTCTCCGGGCACGATTCGTTCCAATTGGTCAGCCGGCGGATGGTCGAAGCGGCGCTTCGCGAAACCCGGCTCCGCCCCGATTCGTTGTTCCTGCCGACCAACCGCGACGTCTTTGCCGGGACGCTGGGACGCCAGGGATCGCCGATCGATTTCTTGATGCACGCCACGATCACGTCGGGAACGACCGAGCGGAACAAGTCGACGCAGCGCGATTATCTGCTGTCGTTGGAGATTACAAATATTCACACCGGCGAATACTTCAAGGAATCGGCGACGATCCGCAAGGGCTACCACGGTTCGCGTGGCGGCAAGTGGTGGCAATACGGAGTCTTCCAACAGGGCGATGGTTGA
- the ileS gene encoding isoleucine--tRNA ligase: MFKAVSTDVNFPAQEQQILEFWDQNQIYQESLKLRKDAPAFVFYEGPPTANGMPHPGHCLTRAIKDLFPRYRTMRGYLCERKAGWDTHGLPVEVEVGKELGIHSKEQIEAYGVEPFIQKCQQSVWRYMQEWEHLTRRLGFWVDLQKAYVTYHQSYVESVWWSLKNFFDRGLLYKGHKIVWWWSQGGTALSAGEVGQGYRQVADPSVYVRFPLVDDPSTSLLVWTTTPWTLPSNMFAAVHPELEYALVKDADSDQQFYVASQLVETIADKAKLTLEVVSTCKGTDLIGKRYTPPFDIYSKQLADAEGALADGSGKQHLYWRVVAADFVTTDSGTGLVHQAPAFGEVDYDVLAQQQTRFADGQAPELLYCVGPDGKFTAAFPEFEGQWVKDADKAISRDLKDRGLLLHQEQYLHDYPFCWRADQDPLIQYPRESWFVRTTEFKDAMLANNQKINWLPGHIKEGRFGNFLESNVDWALSRERYWGTPLPIWVCDETGQMEAIGCYDELLAKPGITGTEVWAEAKAKNPELVDDLRVHKPYIDEVSYDSPFAAGSRMRRVTEVIDCWYDSGAMPFAQWGYPHQNADEFKSQFPADFISEALDQTRGWFYSQLAISTLLNAGDPKHPVDYPHPFKNCIVLGLMLAEWYEDKKDPSKRYLSEDEARQACGDKGFNKKTGKMSKQLRNYRSPNEIFDQYGADALRWYFFANQAPWNSIIYSERTIKESIPEFLLRLWNVFSFFSIYAEIDGFDPTAGIDSVDQLSPAELVSANGYRDVSERAEIDRWILSELHRNVAIVVERMDAYDNYAACQAINELVDGLSNWFVRRSRDRFWAADKQDQNKLDAYWTLYEVLLEVSKVIAPFVPFLAETLWQNLTAPFTESATSASVGTPRKSVHLCDYPAANEDYIDETLSQRMSLLREIASLGRSARANAKLKVRQPLACVEVVLADNSHQAWLEMHDALLREELNVKQVNYTTEADKYVTYNVQPNFKRLGPRVGKLIPQVKQLLGKADGGQMMAQMQSDGKVTIDVGGTAIDLDSDDIQISLTARDGWTAAQGRGCVVVLSTDLTPELVREGMARDLVRFVQERRKGMDLQFTDRIRVGVETDSEEVRQAIQENNAFICEETLAEDLALASLPETESVAGTLGDFEVQFYVTLAGK, translated from the coding sequence ATGTTCAAAGCAGTTTCCACGGACGTAAACTTCCCCGCGCAAGAACAACAGATCCTGGAGTTCTGGGATCAGAACCAGATCTATCAAGAATCGCTGAAGCTGCGCAAGGATGCCCCGGCGTTTGTCTTCTACGAAGGTCCGCCAACCGCCAACGGCATGCCGCACCCCGGCCACTGCTTGACCCGCGCGATCAAGGATCTGTTCCCGCGATACCGCACGATGCGAGGCTATCTGTGCGAACGCAAAGCGGGCTGGGATACGCACGGGCTGCCGGTCGAAGTCGAAGTCGGCAAGGAACTGGGAATCCACAGCAAGGAACAGATCGAAGCTTACGGCGTCGAACCGTTCATCCAAAAATGCCAACAGAGCGTTTGGCGTTACATGCAGGAATGGGAACACCTGACCCGCCGGCTCGGGTTCTGGGTCGACCTGCAAAAGGCGTACGTCACCTATCACCAGAGCTACGTCGAAAGCGTTTGGTGGAGCCTGAAAAACTTCTTCGATCGCGGCCTGCTGTACAAAGGGCACAAGATCGTTTGGTGGTGGTCGCAAGGTGGAACCGCGCTGTCGGCGGGCGAAGTTGGCCAGGGCTATCGCCAAGTTGCCGACCCCAGCGTCTACGTTCGCTTCCCCTTGGTCGATGATCCCAGCACCAGTCTGCTGGTCTGGACGACGACTCCTTGGACGCTGCCGAGCAACATGTTTGCCGCGGTCCATCCCGAGCTGGAATACGCGTTGGTCAAAGATGCCGACTCGGACCAGCAGTTCTACGTCGCCAGCCAATTGGTCGAGACGATCGCCGATAAAGCGAAGCTGACGTTGGAGGTGGTCTCCACCTGCAAGGGAACCGATCTGATCGGCAAACGTTACACGCCGCCATTCGATATCTATTCGAAGCAGCTCGCCGACGCCGAGGGAGCGCTGGCCGATGGCTCGGGCAAACAGCACCTCTATTGGCGCGTTGTCGCTGCCGATTTCGTGACGACCGACAGCGGAACCGGCTTGGTCCACCAAGCCCCTGCGTTTGGTGAAGTCGATTACGACGTGTTGGCTCAACAGCAAACTCGCTTCGCCGACGGCCAGGCTCCCGAACTGCTCTACTGCGTCGGTCCCGACGGCAAGTTCACCGCAGCCTTCCCCGAATTCGAAGGCCAGTGGGTCAAGGATGCCGACAAAGCGATCAGCCGCGATCTGAAAGACCGCGGCCTGCTGCTGCACCAAGAACAGTACCTGCACGATTACCCGTTCTGTTGGCGAGCCGATCAAGATCCGTTGATCCAATATCCTCGCGAGAGCTGGTTCGTGCGGACGACCGAGTTCAAGGATGCGATGCTGGCCAACAACCAAAAGATCAACTGGTTGCCAGGTCATATTAAAGAGGGGCGGTTCGGAAACTTCCTGGAATCGAACGTCGATTGGGCCCTATCGCGCGAACGCTACTGGGGAACGCCGCTGCCGATCTGGGTCTGCGATGAAACCGGCCAGATGGAAGCGATCGGTTGCTACGACGAACTGCTCGCCAAGCCAGGCATCACGGGGACCGAAGTCTGGGCCGAAGCGAAAGCGAAGAACCCCGAACTGGTCGACGATCTCCGCGTCCACAAACCGTATATCGATGAGGTCTCGTACGACTCGCCGTTCGCCGCCGGATCGCGGATGCGACGCGTGACCGAAGTCATCGACTGCTGGTACGACAGCGGTGCGATGCCGTTTGCCCAGTGGGGATACCCGCACCAGAACGCCGACGAGTTTAAGTCGCAATTCCCTGCCGACTTCATCAGCGAAGCGTTGGACCAAACCCGCGGTTGGTTCTACAGCCAGCTGGCGATCAGCACGCTGTTGAACGCGGGCGATCCGAAGCATCCCGTCGATTACCCGCATCCGTTTAAGAATTGCATCGTGCTGGGGCTGATGCTGGCCGAGTGGTACGAAGATAAGAAGGATCCCAGCAAGCGATACCTTTCCGAAGACGAAGCCCGCCAAGCGTGCGGCGACAAAGGCTTCAACAAGAAGACCGGCAAGATGTCGAAACAGCTGCGCAATTACCGCAGTCCTAACGAGATCTTCGACCAGTACGGCGCCGACGCGCTGCGGTGGTACTTCTTCGCCAACCAAGCGCCATGGAATTCGATCATCTACAGCGAGCGGACGATCAAGGAATCGATCCCCGAGTTCCTGCTGCGACTGTGGAACGTCTTCAGTTTCTTCAGCATCTATGCCGAGATCGACGGGTTCGATCCGACCGCCGGAATCGATTCAGTCGACCAATTGTCGCCGGCCGAACTCGTTTCGGCCAACGGATACCGCGACGTTTCGGAGCGTGCCGAAATCGATCGCTGGATCCTTTCGGAACTGCATCGCAACGTTGCGATCGTCGTCGAGCGGATGGATGCCTACGACAACTACGCCGCCTGCCAGGCGATCAACGAACTTGTCGATGGACTGAGCAACTGGTTCGTCCGCCGCAGCCGCGATCGTTTCTGGGCCGCCGACAAGCAAGACCAAAACAAACTAGACGCCTACTGGACACTGTACGAGGTGTTGTTGGAAGTCTCCAAGGTGATCGCGCCGTTTGTGCCGTTCCTGGCCGAAACGCTTTGGCAGAACCTGACGGCCCCCTTCACCGAATCGGCAACTTCCGCTTCGGTCGGGACCCCGCGAAAGAGCGTCCATCTGTGCGATTACCCCGCCGCCAACGAAGACTACATCGACGAAACGCTTTCGCAGCGGATGAGCCTTCTGCGCGAGATCGCTTCGTTGGGCCGTTCGGCTCGCGCAAACGCAAAGCTGAAGGTTCGCCAACCGCTGGCCTGCGTCGAAGTCGTCCTGGCGGACAACTCGCATCAAGCGTGGCTGGAAATGCACGACGCCTTGCTGCGTGAAGAACTGAACGTCAAGCAAGTCAATTACACGACCGAAGCGGACAAATACGTCACCTACAACGTACAGCCGAACTTCAAACGCCTGGGCCCTCGCGTCGGCAAACTGATCCCGCAAGTCAAGCAATTGCTGGGCAAAGCCGATGGCGGCCAGATGATGGCTCAAATGCAATCCGATGGCAAAGTCACGATCGATGTCGGTGGCACCGCGATCGACCTGGACAGCGATGACATTCAGATCAGCCTGACAGCTCGCGATGGTTGGACGGCAGCCCAAGGCCGTGGCTGTGTCGTCGTCTTGTCGACCGACCTGACGCCGGAACTGGTTCGCGAGGGAATGGCCCGCGACTTGGTTCGCTTTGTTCAAGAACGCCGCAAGGGAATGGATCTGCAATTCACCGATCGCATCCGCGTGGGCGTCGAGACCGACAGCGAAGAGGTCCGGCAAGCGATCCAAGAGAACAACGCCTTCATTTGCGAAGAGACGCTAGCCGAAGACCTGGCGCTCGCCTCGCTTCCGGAAACCGAATCGGTCGCCGGCACACTCGGCGATTTTGAAGTCCAGTTCTACGTCACCCTGGCTGGGAAATGA
- a CDS encoding sensor histidine kinase: protein MNNQEESGKQSASELAELERTWMSHELHDGLMQWIVGAKMQSESLYARSMDGKPPTADQLQYLCTLLSRAVLEGRRLMAGLRPPELDESDWHVALTHWADIARTGGQTVVEFNLDPATRTIPDATQRCIYRIVQEAVGNALRHAKAEKVQVDANFVGDELVVLIEDNGSGFDKASVGADRYGLKGIHERASLIEGSASITSQIGSGTRVEVRLPR, encoded by the coding sequence ATGAACAACCAAGAAGAATCTGGCAAACAATCCGCGTCCGAACTGGCTGAGCTGGAACGGACGTGGATGTCTCATGAGCTGCACGATGGTTTGATGCAGTGGATCGTCGGAGCCAAGATGCAATCCGAGTCGCTTTATGCGCGGAGCATGGATGGCAAGCCACCGACGGCCGACCAGTTGCAATATCTGTGTACGCTGCTGTCGCGAGCGGTCTTGGAGGGGCGTCGATTGATGGCCGGGCTGCGTCCGCCGGAACTCGATGAATCCGATTGGCACGTTGCGCTGACGCATTGGGCCGACATCGCTCGCACGGGCGGCCAAACCGTCGTCGAATTTAATCTCGACCCAGCGACGCGGACGATTCCCGATGCGACGCAGCGGTGCATCTACCGGATCGTCCAAGAGGCTGTCGGCAATGCGCTCCGGCACGCCAAAGCCGAAAAGGTTCAGGTCGATGCCAATTTCGTCGGCGACGAGCTTGTCGTTTTGATCGAGGACAACGGCAGCGGATTCGATAAAGCGAGCGTGGGAGCCGATCGTTATGGGCTGAAGGGAATCCACGAGCGGGCGTCGCTGATCGAAGGCTCGGCGTCGATCACGTCGCAGATCGGCAGCGGGACCCGCGTCGAGGTGCGGTTGCCGCGCTAA
- a CDS encoding STAS domain-containing protein: MAATTIEVKEEVVVVYFSDGKILDSQRIEQVGGELQSAVPQAIHKKLLLNFRGVSFMSSAMISKLVSLSKACKGAGVEMKFCEVSPNVMEVFKITKLNKVFDIKPAEDKAIASFGKKSWFG, from the coding sequence ATGGCCGCTACCACAATCGAAGTCAAAGAAGAAGTCGTGGTTGTCTATTTTTCCGATGGAAAGATTCTCGACAGCCAGCGCATCGAACAGGTCGGCGGAGAACTCCAGAGCGCGGTTCCCCAAGCGATCCACAAAAAGTTGCTGCTTAACTTCCGCGGCGTTTCGTTCATGTCCTCGGCGATGATCAGCAAGCTGGTCTCGTTGAGCAAGGCGTGCAAGGGAGCTGGCGTCGAGATGAAGTTCTGCGAAGTTTCGCCGAACGTGATGGAAGTCTTCAAGATCACCAAGTTGAACAAAGTGTTCGACATCAAGCCAGCCGAAGACAAGGCGATCGCCAGCTTTGGTAAGAAGAGCTGGTTCGGTTAA
- the coaD gene encoding pantetheine-phosphate adenylyltransferase: MNRIGVYTGSFDPVTLGHLHIIRRATRLFDELIVGIGINADKRSLFESQERIELIAEVTRDIPNLRIETFDGLAVDFVRNCNAAAMVRGIRPLTDIAGEFTMMMANRQLDDSIETVFLMADEEYAHISSSLLKQIAELSDDDLRLAKFVPAAIIPQLREKLRLR, translated from the coding sequence ATGAATCGAATCGGTGTTTATACGGGGTCCTTCGATCCCGTGACCCTGGGCCATCTGCACATCATCCGTCGCGCGACGCGGTTGTTCGACGAATTGATCGTCGGGATCGGCATCAACGCGGATAAGCGGTCGCTGTTTGAAAGCCAGGAACGGATCGAGTTGATCGCCGAGGTGACTCGCGATATTCCCAACCTGCGGATCGAAACCTTCGACGGCTTGGCTGTCGATTTTGTTCGCAACTGCAACGCCGCGGCGATGGTTCGCGGGATCCGTCCGCTGACGGACATCGCCGGCGAGTTTACGATGATGATGGCCAACCGCCAGTTGGACGATTCGATCGAAACCGTCTTCTTGATGGCCGACGAGGAATACGCTCACATCAGCAGTTCACTGCTGAAGCAGATCGCCGAACTCAGTGACGACGATTTGCGACTAGCGAAGTTTGTCCCCGCCGCGATCATTCCTCAGTTGCGTGAGAAGCTGCGTCTTCGATAA
- the purN gene encoding phosphoribosylglycinamide formyltransferase, which produces MSLPIAVFISGGGTTLRNLIAWQQRGQLDVDFRLVISSAANAKGLEFAAGESIPHQVIGKTQFADDKAYSEAMFQPCRDAGVELVVMAGFLKHVLIPTDFENRVVNIHPSLIPSFCGAGMYGSRVHQAVLDFGAKLSGCTVHFVDNDFDHGPIIAQHACEVRGDDTAASLAARVFERECDALPRVVQAIAEGRVSVTGRRVHTQPTERSS; this is translated from the coding sequence ATGTCACTTCCAATCGCTGTTTTCATTTCCGGTGGCGGAACGACGTTGCGCAACCTGATTGCCTGGCAACAGCGCGGCCAATTGGATGTCGACTTTCGGTTGGTGATCAGTAGCGCCGCAAACGCTAAGGGACTCGAGTTCGCTGCCGGGGAATCGATCCCGCATCAAGTGATCGGTAAAACTCAATTCGCCGACGACAAAGCCTATAGCGAAGCGATGTTCCAACCCTGTCGCGACGCCGGTGTGGAACTAGTCGTGATGGCGGGCTTCCTGAAACACGTCCTGATCCCCACCGATTTTGAAAACCGCGTCGTTAACATCCACCCCAGTTTGATCCCTTCGTTTTGCGGAGCGGGGATGTATGGATCGCGGGTCCATCAAGCGGTCCTCGACTTTGGCGCCAAACTGAGCGGCTGCACCGTTCACTTTGTCGACAACGATTTCGATCACGGACCGATCATCGCTCAACACGCCTGCGAAGTCCGCGGCGACGACACCGCGGCATCGCTTGCAGCGCGGGTCTTTGAACGCGAATGCGATGCGTTGCCACGCGTGGTTCAAGCGATCGCCGAAGGCCGCGTTTCGGTCACCGGTCGCCGCGTTCACACTCAACCCACAGAGAGATCATCGTGA
- a CDS encoding aldose epimerase family protein, whose translation MKIEQRPFGTTSDGHAVTLFTLTNNHGNSVELIDRGATIVSVNVPDRDGKRVNVNLGFSALDGYLQRHPYFGSTVGRVCNRIANGRFAIDGREYQVAQNLGAHHLHGGLVAFDALMWTAEPIQTSWQVGVRMRLVSPDGDEGYPGTLDTTVEFTWNDDNELTYTFTAETDAPTHLNLTNHAYWNLAGAGSGTARDHVVTIQADQSLEVDDDLIPTGRQIDVAESVLDFRQPRVIGDRIDELPETKGYDHCYVLRGTPGELRPAALAVDPASGRTMEVMTTQPCMQLYTGNHLSGQADAGGFRQHEAFCFETQHPPNAANQSAFATTRLNPGETFKQTTLHRFGIE comes from the coding sequence ATGAAAATTGAACAACGTCCATTTGGTACGACGTCCGACGGGCACGCGGTGACGCTGTTTACGTTGACGAACAATCACGGCAACTCGGTCGAATTGATCGATCGCGGCGCGACAATCGTCAGCGTCAACGTTCCCGATCGCGACGGCAAACGGGTCAACGTCAACCTCGGCTTCTCGGCGCTCGACGGCTATCTGCAGCGGCATCCCTATTTCGGATCGACTGTCGGCCGGGTTTGCAATCGGATCGCCAACGGTCGGTTTGCGATCGATGGCCGCGAATACCAAGTCGCTCAAAATCTGGGAGCCCATCATTTGCATGGCGGCTTGGTCGCGTTCGACGCTTTGATGTGGACGGCGGAACCGATCCAGACGTCGTGGCAAGTCGGCGTGCGGATGCGGTTGGTCAGTCCCGATGGAGACGAAGGTTATCCGGGAACGCTCGACACGACTGTCGAATTCACTTGGAACGACGACAACGAATTGACTTATACGTTCACCGCGGAAACCGACGCACCGACACATCTGAATCTGACCAACCACGCCTACTGGAATCTGGCTGGCGCGGGATCGGGCACGGCGCGAGATCACGTGGTGACGATCCAGGCCGATCAATCGCTGGAGGTGGACGACGATCTGATCCCCACCGGCCGCCAGATCGATGTCGCCGAAAGCGTCTTGGACTTTCGCCAACCGCGAGTGATCGGCGATCGGATCGACGAACTGCCCGAGACCAAGGGGTATGACCATTGTTACGTGTTGCGAGGGACCCCCGGCGAACTACGGCCTGCCGCCCTGGCTGTCGATCCCGCCAGCGGCCGGACGATGGAAGTCATGACGACTCAGCCGTGCATGCAGCTTTACACGGGCAATCATTTGAGTGGCCAGGCCGACGCGGGGGGCTTCCGGCAGCACGAGGCGTTTTGTTTTGAAACCCAGCATCCCCCGAATGCCGCCAACCAGTCGGCGTTTGCGACGACGCGGTTGAACCCAGGCGAGACGTTTAAGCAAACGACGCTCCATCGTTTTGGGATCGAGTAG
- a CDS encoding MarR family winged helix-turn-helix transcriptional regulator: MKTKVPVLSNEDQIVAAIRQIIRAVDLHSRHLVNGHGMTGPQLAVLQEAKRLGPVSPTALSRAVHLSQATVTGILQRLERRGLIQREQSVSDRRSVSVQTTSAGLEFLSGSPSLLQDRFRDALSALEDWERLQILSTLQRVASLMDADEIDAAPHLTSGDIPTPSDDLSGPGESS; encoded by the coding sequence ATGAAAACAAAGGTGCCCGTGCTTTCGAACGAAGACCAGATCGTCGCCGCGATTCGACAGATCATCCGGGCGGTCGATCTACACTCGCGACACTTGGTCAACGGACATGGGATGACCGGTCCGCAGTTGGCTGTGTTGCAGGAGGCGAAGCGATTGGGGCCGGTTTCGCCGACGGCGCTGTCGCGAGCGGTCCATCTGAGTCAGGCGACGGTCACGGGGATCCTGCAGCGACTCGAACGCCGCGGATTGATCCAACGCGAACAGAGCGTCTCGGATCGGCGTTCGGTCTCGGTCCAGACCACCTCGGCGGGACTCGAATTTTTGAGCGGTTCGCCATCGCTGCTGCAGGACCGTTTTCGCGACGCGCTCTCGGCGCTCGAAGATTGGGAGCGGTTGCAGATTCTTTCGACACTGCAGCGGGTGGCGTCGTTGATGGATGCCGACGAGATCGACGCGGCGCCGCATCTAACCTCCGGCGACATCCCGACACCAAGCGACGATCTGTCGGGGCCGGGCGAGAGTTCTTAA